The following proteins are encoded in a genomic region of Cervus elaphus chromosome 15, mCerEla1.1, whole genome shotgun sequence:
- the SH3PXD2A gene encoding SH3 and PX domain-containing protein 2A isoform X5 has product MSVCCCFFFRDYGSSKRKSGADTNAEPMILEQYVVVSNYKKQENSELSLQAGEVVDVIEKNESGWWFVSTSEEQGWVPATYLEAQNGTRDDSDINTSKTGDEEKYVTVQPYASQSKDEIGFEKGVTVEVIRKNLEGWWYIRYLGKEGWAPASYLKKAKDELPARKKNLAGPVEIIGNIMEISNLLNKKASGDKETPPAEGEGPEPPITKKEISLPILCNASNGSALGIPERTVSKLAQGSPAVARIAPQRAQISSPNLRTRPPPRRESSLGFQLPKPPEPPSVEVEYYTIAEFQSCISDGISFRGGQKAEVIDKNSGGWWYVQIGEKEGWAPASYIDKRKKPNLSRRTSTLTRPKVPPPAPPSKPKEADEGPAGPGESQDSPLRLKYEEPEYDIPAFGFDSEPELSEEPTEDSGSGDRRPTQPRRPSPASSLQRARFKVGGSTEDVALEEETIYENEGFRPCVEDGLSARRSSRDSDSPGGSPLSLARKNSPRSDSPKSSSLLKLKAEKNAQAELGKNHSSASFSSSITINTTCSSSSSSSSSSLSKNSGDLKPRSASDAGIRGTPKVGAKKDADPKAGLTSCARAKPSVRPKPFLNRAESQSQEKMDISTLRRQLRPTGQLRGGLKGSKSEDSELPPQTAFEGPNEGSRRGSADLITLPAATPPCPTKKGREGQATSYTTCSAYQKVQDSEISFPAGVEVQVLEKLESGWWYVRFGELEGWAPSHYLVLCENEPADPPGKETDAVAPRSKQNEGKSDSLEKIEKRVQALNTVNQSKRATPPIPSKPPGGFGKTSGAGAVKMRNGVRQVAVRPQSVFVSPPPKDSNLSCALRRNESLTATDSLRGVRRNSSFSAARSAAAEAKGRLAERAASQGSEPPLLPTQRNGIPVSPVRPKPIEKSQFIHNNLKDVYVSIADYEGDDETAGFQEGVSMEVLERNPNGWWYCQILDGVKPFKGWVPSNYLEKKN; this is encoded by the exons GCTGGTGGTTCGTGAGCACCTCTGAGGAGCAGGGCTGGGTCCCTGCCACCTACCTGGAGGCCCAGAATGGTACTCGGGACGACTCAGATATCAACACCTCCAAGACTGGAGATG AGGAGAAGTATGTCACCGTGCAGCCTTACGCCAGCCAAAGCAAGGACGAGATTGGCTTTGAGAAGGGAGTCACCGTGGAGGTGATCCGGAAGAATTTGGAGGGCTGGTGGTACATCAG ATACCTGGGCAAAGAGGGCTGGGCGCCAGCATCCTACCTGAAGAAAGCCAAGGACGAGCTGCCAGCACGGAAGAAGAATCTGGCAGGCCCGGTGGAGATCATTGGGAACATCATGGAGATCAGCAACTTGCTGAACAAGAAGGCGTCCGGGGACAAGGAGACGCCCCCGGCTGAAGGCGAGGGCCCGGAGCCCCCCATCACCAAGAAGGAGATCAGCCTGCCCATCCTCTGCAATGCCTCCAACGGCAGCGCGCTGGGCATCCCCGAGAGGACCGTCTCCAAGCTGGCCCAGGGCTCCCCAGCCGTGGCCAGGATTGCCCCTCAGAGGGCCCAGATCA GCTCCCCGAACCTGAGGACAAGGCCTCCCCCTCGCAGAGAGTCCAGCCTG GGATTCCAGCTGCCAAAGCCGCCAGAGCCCCCTTCTGTTGAGGTGGAGTACTACACGATTGCTGAATTCCAGTCGTGCATTTCTGATGGGATCAGCTTTCGAGGTGGACAGAAGGCAGAG gtCATCGACAAGAACTCGGGTGGCTGGTGGTACGTGCAGATTGGTGAGAAGGAGGGCTGGGCCCCCGCGTCCTACATTGATAAGCGCAAGAAGCCCAACCTGAGCCGCCGAACGAGCACTCTGACGCGGCCCAAGGTGCCCCCGCCGGCGCCGCCCAGCAAGCCCAAGGAGGCCGACGAGGGTCCAGCCGGCCCCGGCGAGAGCCAGGACTCCCCTCTGAGGCTCAAGTATGAGGAGCCCGAGTACGACATCCCTGCCTTTGGCTTCGACTCAGAGCCGGAGCTGAGCGAAGAGCCCACAGAGGACAGTGGCTCGGGGGACCGGCGGCCCACCCAGCCCCGCAGGCCCTCGCCCGCCTCCTCGCTGCAGCGCGCCCGCTTCAAGGTGGGTGGATCCACGGAGGACgtggccctggaggaggagaccaTCTACGAGAACGAGGGCTTCCGGCCGTGTGTAGAGGACGGCCTGTCGGCCAGACGCTCCTCCCGAGACAGCGACTCCCCGGGGGGCTCCCCGCTGTCCCTTGCCAGGAAAAATTCCCCCAGATCGGACTCCCCCAAATCATCCTCGCTTCTGAAGCTCAAGGCAGAGAAGAACGCCCAGGCGGAACTGGGAAAGAACCACTCCTcggcctccttttcctcctccatcaCCATCAACACCacttgctcctcctcctcctcctcttcctcctcatccttATCCAAGAACAGCGGGGACCTGAAGCCCCGTTCCGCCTCGGACGCGGGCATCCGTGGCACTCCCAAGGTCGGGGCGAAGAAGGATGCCGACCCAAAGGCTGGGCTGACCTCTTGTGCCCGGGCCAAGCCGTCGGTTCGGCCCAAGCCGTTCCTGAACCGCGCAGAGTCCCAGAGTCAAGAGAAGATGGACATTAGCACTTTACGGCGCCAGCTGAGGCCCACGGGCCAGCTCCGGGGCGGCCTCAAGGGCTCCAAGAGCGAGGATTCCGAGCTGCCGCCCCAGACGGCCTTCGAGGGTCCCAACGAGGGGTCCAGGAGAGGCTCGGCCGACCTCATCACCCTCCCTGCCGCCACGCCGCCCTGTCCCACCAAGAAGGGGCGGGAAGGGCAGGCCACCTCCTATACAACATGCAGTGCCTACCAGAAGGTCCAGGACTCGGAGATCAGCTTCCCCGCGGGCGTGGAGGTACAGGTGCTTGAAAAGCTGGAAAGCGGCTGGTGGTACGTGAGGTTTGGGGAGCTGGAGGGCTGGGCCCCCTCCCACTATCTGGTGCTCTGCGAGAACGAGCCAGCCGACCCGCCTGGCAAAGAGACAGACGCAGTGGCGCCCAGGAGCAAGCAGAACGAGGGCAAGTCGGACAGCCTGGAAAAGATCGAGAAGCGCGTCCAAGCGCTCAACACCGTCAATCAGAGCAAGAGGGCCACGCCGCCCATCCCCTCCAAGCCCCCCGGGGGCTTCGGCAAGACCTCGGGCGCCGGGGCGGTGAAGATGAGGAACGGCGTGCGGCAGGTGGCCGTCAGGCCCCAGTCGGTGTTCGTGTCCCCGCCACCCAAGGACAGCAACCTGTCCTGCGCCCTGAGGAGGAACGAGTCGCTCACGGCCACCGACAGCCTCCGAGGCGTCCGCCGGAACTCCTCCTTCAGCGCCGCCCGCTCGGCAGCCGCAGAGGCCAAGGGCCGCTTGGCTGAACGCGCTGCCAGCCAGGGCTCGGAGCCCCCCCTGCTGCCCACTCAGCGCAATGGCATCCCCGTGTCCCCCGTGCGCCCCAAGCCCATTGAGAAGTCCCAGTTCATCCACAACAACCTCAAAGATGTGTACGTCTCCATCGCAGACTATGAGGGGGACGACGAGACGGCCGGCTTCCAGGAGGGCGTGTCCATGGAGGTCCTGGAGAGGAACCCCAACGGCTGGTGGTACTGTCAGATCCTGGACGGGGTGAAGCCCTTCAAAGGCTGGGTGCCCTCCAACTACCtggagaaaaagaactag
- the SH3PXD2A gene encoding SH3 and PX domain-containing protein 2A isoform X4, whose product MILEQYVVVSNYKKQENSELSLQAGEVVDVIEKNESGWWFVSTSEEQGWVPATYLEAQNGTRDDSDINTSKTGDVSKRRKAHLRRLDRRWTLGGMVNRQHSREEKYVTVQPYASQSKDEIGFEKGVTVEVIRKNLEGWWYIRYLGKEGWAPASYLKKAKDELPARKKNLAGPVEIIGNIMEISNLLNKKASGDKETPPAEGEGPEPPITKKEISLPILCNASNGSALGIPERTVSKLAQGSPAVARIAPQRAQISSPNLRTRPPPRRESSLGFQLPKPPEPPSVEVEYYTIAEFQSCISDGISFRGGQKAEVIDKNSGGWWYVQIGEKEGWAPASYIDKRKKPNLSRRTSTLTRPKVPPPAPPSKPKEADEGPAGPGESQDSPLRLKYEEPEYDIPAFGFDSEPELSEEPTEDSGSGDRRPTQPRRPSPASSLQRARFKVGGSTEDVALEEETIYENEGFRPCVEDGLSARRSSRDSDSPGGSPLSLARKNSPRSDSPKSSSLLKLKAEKNAQAELGKNHSSASFSSSITINTTCSSSSSSSSSSLSKNSGDLKPRSASDAGIRGTPKVGAKKDADPKAGLTSCARAKPSVRPKPFLNRAESQSQEKMDISTLRRQLRPTGQLRGGLKGSKSEDSELPPQTAFEGPNEGSRRGSADLITLPAATPPCPTKKGREGQATSYTTCSAYQKVQDSEISFPAGVEVQVLEKLESGWWYVRFGELEGWAPSHYLVLCENEPADPPGKETDAVAPRSKQNEGKSDSLEKIEKRVQALNTVNQSKRATPPIPSKPPGGFGKTSGAGAVKMRNGVRQVAVRPQSVFVSPPPKDSNLSCALRRNESLTATDSLRGVRRNSSFSAARSAAAEAKGRLAERAASQGSEPPLLPTQRNGIPVSPVRPKPIEKSQFIHNNLKDVYVSIADYEGDDETAGFQEGVSMEVLERNPNGWWYCQILDGVKPFKGWVPSNYLEKKN is encoded by the exons GCTGGTGGTTCGTGAGCACCTCTGAGGAGCAGGGCTGGGTCCCTGCCACCTACCTGGAGGCCCAGAATGGTACTCGGGACGACTCAGATATCAACACCTCCAAGACTGGAGATG TGTCCAAGAGACGCAAGGCCCATCTGCGGCGCCTGGATCGCCGGTGGACGCTGGGCGGGATGGTCAACAGGCAGCACAGCCGAG AGGAGAAGTATGTCACCGTGCAGCCTTACGCCAGCCAAAGCAAGGACGAGATTGGCTTTGAGAAGGGAGTCACCGTGGAGGTGATCCGGAAGAATTTGGAGGGCTGGTGGTACATCAG ATACCTGGGCAAAGAGGGCTGGGCGCCAGCATCCTACCTGAAGAAAGCCAAGGACGAGCTGCCAGCACGGAAGAAGAATCTGGCAGGCCCGGTGGAGATCATTGGGAACATCATGGAGATCAGCAACTTGCTGAACAAGAAGGCGTCCGGGGACAAGGAGACGCCCCCGGCTGAAGGCGAGGGCCCGGAGCCCCCCATCACCAAGAAGGAGATCAGCCTGCCCATCCTCTGCAATGCCTCCAACGGCAGCGCGCTGGGCATCCCCGAGAGGACCGTCTCCAAGCTGGCCCAGGGCTCCCCAGCCGTGGCCAGGATTGCCCCTCAGAGGGCCCAGATCA GCTCCCCGAACCTGAGGACAAGGCCTCCCCCTCGCAGAGAGTCCAGCCTG GGATTCCAGCTGCCAAAGCCGCCAGAGCCCCCTTCTGTTGAGGTGGAGTACTACACGATTGCTGAATTCCAGTCGTGCATTTCTGATGGGATCAGCTTTCGAGGTGGACAGAAGGCAGAG gtCATCGACAAGAACTCGGGTGGCTGGTGGTACGTGCAGATTGGTGAGAAGGAGGGCTGGGCCCCCGCGTCCTACATTGATAAGCGCAAGAAGCCCAACCTGAGCCGCCGAACGAGCACTCTGACGCGGCCCAAGGTGCCCCCGCCGGCGCCGCCCAGCAAGCCCAAGGAGGCCGACGAGGGTCCAGCCGGCCCCGGCGAGAGCCAGGACTCCCCTCTGAGGCTCAAGTATGAGGAGCCCGAGTACGACATCCCTGCCTTTGGCTTCGACTCAGAGCCGGAGCTGAGCGAAGAGCCCACAGAGGACAGTGGCTCGGGGGACCGGCGGCCCACCCAGCCCCGCAGGCCCTCGCCCGCCTCCTCGCTGCAGCGCGCCCGCTTCAAGGTGGGTGGATCCACGGAGGACgtggccctggaggaggagaccaTCTACGAGAACGAGGGCTTCCGGCCGTGTGTAGAGGACGGCCTGTCGGCCAGACGCTCCTCCCGAGACAGCGACTCCCCGGGGGGCTCCCCGCTGTCCCTTGCCAGGAAAAATTCCCCCAGATCGGACTCCCCCAAATCATCCTCGCTTCTGAAGCTCAAGGCAGAGAAGAACGCCCAGGCGGAACTGGGAAAGAACCACTCCTcggcctccttttcctcctccatcaCCATCAACACCacttgctcctcctcctcctcctcttcctcctcatccttATCCAAGAACAGCGGGGACCTGAAGCCCCGTTCCGCCTCGGACGCGGGCATCCGTGGCACTCCCAAGGTCGGGGCGAAGAAGGATGCCGACCCAAAGGCTGGGCTGACCTCTTGTGCCCGGGCCAAGCCGTCGGTTCGGCCCAAGCCGTTCCTGAACCGCGCAGAGTCCCAGAGTCAAGAGAAGATGGACATTAGCACTTTACGGCGCCAGCTGAGGCCCACGGGCCAGCTCCGGGGCGGCCTCAAGGGCTCCAAGAGCGAGGATTCCGAGCTGCCGCCCCAGACGGCCTTCGAGGGTCCCAACGAGGGGTCCAGGAGAGGCTCGGCCGACCTCATCACCCTCCCTGCCGCCACGCCGCCCTGTCCCACCAAGAAGGGGCGGGAAGGGCAGGCCACCTCCTATACAACATGCAGTGCCTACCAGAAGGTCCAGGACTCGGAGATCAGCTTCCCCGCGGGCGTGGAGGTACAGGTGCTTGAAAAGCTGGAAAGCGGCTGGTGGTACGTGAGGTTTGGGGAGCTGGAGGGCTGGGCCCCCTCCCACTATCTGGTGCTCTGCGAGAACGAGCCAGCCGACCCGCCTGGCAAAGAGACAGACGCAGTGGCGCCCAGGAGCAAGCAGAACGAGGGCAAGTCGGACAGCCTGGAAAAGATCGAGAAGCGCGTCCAAGCGCTCAACACCGTCAATCAGAGCAAGAGGGCCACGCCGCCCATCCCCTCCAAGCCCCCCGGGGGCTTCGGCAAGACCTCGGGCGCCGGGGCGGTGAAGATGAGGAACGGCGTGCGGCAGGTGGCCGTCAGGCCCCAGTCGGTGTTCGTGTCCCCGCCACCCAAGGACAGCAACCTGTCCTGCGCCCTGAGGAGGAACGAGTCGCTCACGGCCACCGACAGCCTCCGAGGCGTCCGCCGGAACTCCTCCTTCAGCGCCGCCCGCTCGGCAGCCGCAGAGGCCAAGGGCCGCTTGGCTGAACGCGCTGCCAGCCAGGGCTCGGAGCCCCCCCTGCTGCCCACTCAGCGCAATGGCATCCCCGTGTCCCCCGTGCGCCCCAAGCCCATTGAGAAGTCCCAGTTCATCCACAACAACCTCAAAGATGTGTACGTCTCCATCGCAGACTATGAGGGGGACGACGAGACGGCCGGCTTCCAGGAGGGCGTGTCCATGGAGGTCCTGGAGAGGAACCCCAACGGCTGGTGGTACTGTCAGATCCTGGACGGGGTGAAGCCCTTCAAAGGCTGGGTGCCCTCCAACTACCtggagaaaaagaactag